Genomic segment of Panicum virgatum strain AP13 chromosome 9N, P.virgatum_v5, whole genome shotgun sequence:
CGGACCAGCACCAGCAGAAaagtacatgcctacaagggtGTGGAGGCCGTGCTCCGACAGCCGCACCTCGTGGTCACCAGTGAGGAAGACGTTGGAGGATTTGATGTTGCCGTGGCAGGACGCCGGTCCGGCAGAGTGGATGGCCGCCACAGCGCGTGCCACGGTGAGTGCGATGCTTGATCGCCACTCCCAGTTCACCTGACCCCCAGCAGATGCAGAGCCGTTCTTCCCTGAATAGTAATTAGATGCACAGTCGTTAGAACTTTGATTTGGAAAACACGAGGCGATGCAAGCAAGGACACGTTGAATGGTACCGTGAAGCAGCGCTGCAAGGCTTCCCATGGGCATGTAATGGTACACTAGCAGCCTGTCACTCTTGCTGCAGTGGTACCAGCGGAGCGGCATGACGAGATCGCTCCGGAGGTCACTGATCACCGCTACGCTATGCCTAAAATCTTGTTCGCTCAAGTCGGGTTTCACCCTCTTCATCACCACCATGGTTCGTTGCCCAGCACGAACTTGTACGTATTTCCGAACGTGCCATGGCCGAGATCACTTGCCGGGCATCGCAGCAGGTCTTTCAGTTCTAGTTCAAGATCCATCCTCGATTCTTCACATGTTCTCTTCACCGGAATGGTCGTCTTTTCAGCTGCAGAGTCTGGCTTGGTCTTCCTTCCCCAAAAAAATAGGCCTACTCTTTCTTGTCCTTGGTGAAGTGCTTTCCTCAGCGCCTGAAGCCGTTCTGCCACATTTGTCATCTCAGGCCGCTTCTGGATTTCCATGCTTAAGCACTCGCCTATCAGTTTGGCGATCCCATCAAGAAtcttgctgctgctcgagtCTGAAATTTCGGCATCAAACATCTCTCTCACCCTTCTGAATCCTCTTGAAAGACCACGAATGAAGCCATCAACGAGGCTTAAACCACCATCATGATCTGCCTTCACCTTTTTCCTTGTGAACATTTCTAGGAGAACAACTCCGAAGCTGTATACATCGCTCTTTGGGGTGAGACATCCGGTGCGAACAAACAAAGGGTCCATGTAGCCGATGCTCCCTATGACATACGTAGTGTATAGACTCATGTCCGTATTGACCAATCTAGATATTCCAAAATCTGAAATCTTGGCACTGAGGTTTTGGCTCAAAAGTATATTGGCAGGCTTGATATCACCGTGAATTACACGGGTGTACATCTGTGAATGCATATAGGCCAGAGCACCTGCACACTCCATAGCAATCCTTAGTCGCGTGTCCAAGGAAATGGGACGAACATCTTGGTGAAGAATGTTTTCGAGGTTTCCATTAGGGATGTACTCAGTGACCATCACTAGTGCATCTCCCTCCATGCAGTAGCCAATGAGCCTTGTTACGTTCCGGTGGTTGATTTGGGAGTGGACGATGATCTCTTTAGCGAAGCATTCTCTCATCTTgctgatgttgtggtcaagtatCTTAACTGCAACCATACTTTTGTCCTCGAGGATCCCTGCGTAAACTTTTCCAAAGGCGCCCTGTCCAACCGTAGTCTTGTAGTTGTCTGTGATCTTTTCGATCTCATTTTTTGAGAAACGTTTTATATCATGACTGCTACATGCTGTCCACTTCAATTGATCCGCCCCATTCAACAGTTCTATAAAATTGTTACGGTCTGTCGGATCCATCTTGTGAACTAGCAGCTTTTGTACTATCACTTGTCCTCGGTGGCAATACCGGCAACTCCTTGACGTTATTTCTGAGAGTATTAAACTTGATCAGCTTCGAGCAGAGGTCATATTTATTAGCACACAGTTTTCTGCTGATCCTTatcttatcttactattactaattggaggctccttcggagtcttcacgtgaagccacctaagatcctaggtggatactctgaaaaaatagagaaatcctataaattcttaaaaaaatcagaaacatccagtcatcaatccaacaactctaattataataaacatcggatctgttatctttcctaataaattacccacctctgtcattatgaaaatagactaaagtaaccccctaaacatgtatctaaattacccacctctgccattataaaaaaatataaaataactCACTAATCTttatataaattacccacctatgccattataaaaataatacaaaccccccctaaatttgcatataaattatccaattatgtcattattattacaagttaaattactcataaatctgaatctaaattatataactataataatatattgaagtgcaccaatataaaattctaaaattaatatttctatcattattaatatattatttacattattatttttataaaaaatactacccacgatatatgtcacTATATATTCAgatatgatggaagagataagaataccaattcacaaacaaatagttctattaaacatatattgaatacatatggaggtgcACAAAACAAAACTTATTGTAACAAAATAacgaaaatatatattttagagtatatgttagaatatttaatagatgaaaaggggcgtgagatagataattataattattgaccttaatcttatattaattctaattagcacgtgtgggagcacgggttgatagactagtaaaAAAAGAATCAAAATTATGACAAACTTGATTCTATATAGAAGAAATTGTATCAAACTAGGATAATTCAAGAGTAACTGTAGTGTGAATGCAAGCAATCAATCCCACTTCAATTCTTATGAAGGGATGAATTGCGAAGAAGCAAGTTCTAGCAACAAGATCATGcaaataggaaaaaaaaactgtatGTCATGGCAATAACGATGCAGCTCCAAATAGTCTTTGACTCTTTGTCCTAGCGATCTGCTGGAGGATTCTCTTACCTAATTTACAACTTCATGTCCTCCTTTGAGCATATGACTCAGATACATCACCAGCACAAACTAGTACCACTAATCCTAGCTAGCACAGTAGTACTTCTACACTAACCGACTGCAGCTATATATTATTCTCTCCAGATAGAACTAGTAATTGAATAAGACATATAATTAACTTGATTGCTGCTGCCATTGTTATTACTAACCAGAAATAGTTGACAAGGTTTACTGTGGACGATCCAGTAAGCCACCAGCTGCTTCCCTGCTAGCCCACATGATCCGCTGCAATGGAAGAAAGACTGAGAGCAAGACGATGCTAGGCGAAGATGAGGTGCACCAGAGACAAGCAAGGGAGATCGATCTCTAGAAAGGACGAAACAATATAATATTGTTTCGGGGTCGGGAGAAGAAAGCTAAGGCTGTTGTTTTGTACGGTTGCTTCCAAGCCAGGACGTGAAGGACAAGAACGTGGGACATCGTCCAAATCATGAATGGTTCAGGTTTCTAATTGTTTGTAATTAACGgggtaattatttttttagggaccgaaactggcgaccaaaGGAgttgaatgggagccgatcaaaatttctttcaaaATCGATCTGTCTGCATATATtccgaaaatcaccacaaaccctcAAATCCTAGATGAGGTGTGGGGTAGCTATAGAAGAGCTAAAACAACACAAATCACCCCTAGAAACGAGCGAGAGAAAGCACGGAAGTGATCGAGAAAAACTGCAGATCTAGCAGtcaggaaccggtcagaccgcttgctctgggcggtcagaccggtcgggctggatttgaaattccagaccggtcagaccggttgctgcgaccggtcagactgcttCTGCTCAGAATAGAATTCCAGCAAGCGAACTCGAGTTGATTTCAAGATTACTCGTTCAAATCATCACCAAATAGTCTCAAAATTTGCAGGGAGGTTCCTGGGATAGATATGAACCTCTCCACAAAAGGAATCAAACCAAAACGCAAAGGATCACAAGAATTTCGTGGGGGGGAAAGGTAAAAAAGGGTTTTCCACAAACTCCAAAAACCTCAATCCGAGGGACTCGTGATTCTCGGGGGTTTAGCTCTAGGCTAGATGGTCGAGAAGCAAATCACGGAGTCCCTAAACCCACCAAGAGAAAGTTTTAATCTCAAAAACCACCAAAAGAAAGGAAATTAATCCATGAACAAAAGATGAATGGGAACACAAGAGAGCTGCTCAAAAGGGTCCTcgatttcattcaaattcatcgtgatttacaaaggaattcacctatacaagagcTAGACATCCACCCATTCATCCACCCTCTCAAATTTGAGGACCTAGCTATAATCTAGACCACGTTTTCCATGGAGACCTCGGCCTCACCCTAGAACAGAGAGAGGAGCAAGGAAAAACAGAAAAAGACTCGTGGCTTGGAGGCTCACCTGTCCAAGGGGGCAGGTGAGATGTATTTATATGACCTCGggggcaaccggtcagaccggtcagaccggtcccttcccAGAAATGACCTCCACCCTGACTCGtacactaaaacgcccgtaggggcaaaaccggaaagggtacaagatctcatccgacggcagagtttctttcttcgactcgaagccttctccgcgatgccgccacgtcgatgcagatctgatccgcggttttgaggggtccgcgaaacccggtgaggtggccggttttgagaaaaccgccaaaactccacgcgcgggaagattcccaccTCCACGgtgtggccctagacgccgttccggcctcggccttctgacggacctagacgccgcccgacgcccgtcacctcctcacccgcagcgaggccctagacgccgtcgacgcccgtcacctccactagccccgagaccgacgcccgtgcctccacgacttggcgtcttcaaccgccgtccgccagcttggttttgtaGCGCAAACCAAAAAACCCGCATCCACCGGTGCTTgcaccctcgatccaggagtggacccatagctgccgcccggcccgagctcctgtcccggctgcccttcaccgccgtccaccgcacggtccatcggccaaagcacctccacggcagctcaccATCTACACTcgatgcccgtgtacctgcaaccaaagaccaagcacacgatcacaccgcacggttgataattcactcatcacagtcaggagtgagtactgctcattcctcaatctcccccttgatgagtgcattgtcaacacaccacctgtaaCCAGAGAAGTGAAAAGTAAAAAATGGCACGAAGAatgtgaagaactcaagcaagtgacaaaaagctcagaaaagcaagaacagtcacttactcaagcaaagatcgattccctaagacaagggcaatggttcaacgcaatcgatcaaaagccaaaacatgactcctcaaagacagaggtaatgctcgacgcagtcatgcaagaagcagagggaaggCGAGGAAAGATCAGGAGCCAAAACAAAACAGACACTCCCCATGCAGAacctttccctctcacaagtgcaactctcctaaaatgatgcactctcaaagccctgtgtgCAACAAgtgtttcaaaaatcaaacaagtctcccccttgttcgatcacttctcgcCCAAAAATCCTCCCCCTTATTGGCATATGCACTCATCAAGCCTAAAAAATGCCTAAACCACCCCCTGAAATCATGCTATGTAATGAATGTCCTGCAGAGGGTGTAAGTGAACCATTCAGGCATACAAAGATATGATCATCTAGTGACGGGCATGTGTGCTTCATAAACAAGAACTGAATCtaactcaacagggtatatcaatcaAGTCCAGAGCTAGAAAGTTCAGTTCAgcaaaaataaaagcatcacccatgatctagcaataGCAAGTAGGAGAAAGAAAGCAGTGCTAGCCAAACTCATACATGGTGATCCAAAGCAGCCAACATAATTGATCATGAATCAATTCTGCAACTCAACACTTGCATTTgaatgaaaattttacagtataTATCAAGCAAGTGTTTCtgtcaggggttgaaagcttgtcatgctttacttagcagcgagaccaagcctatgccaaaggcagtcagaagcttaaggcacacgcttcagtcatgcacagcctttcccgggttctcactagtgctatgtgagccgtcccgaaagctcgatcagtgcgacaagcaatcccacctggatcttttcaatccatttcagaCATATATTAAATAATTTCAACAATTTTAGCTCATGTCCAAGATTAAAGGACACACTAGCaagaataagatagcaaagcgtATCAATACaacctaacatgctagtagccagaTAGGGTGATcagttttcagattttcaaatcaaaatagcttaactcagatgatatgacatatactgaagagcaagttatacatgatcaagtctaagaaactacactagcaagcactagaaaatcataacagtgtatacaagaatgccagtgtagtgaagcaatgcaaaatgcaaacatgtacaatgcaaatGCATCTATCAGAAGCTAGAAAGCGTAGAGAAACAAAAATAAAGACCTTcaaaaagctaaccaaagagaagtcagcgatcaaaaggggtaacaaaccccaagctcccctcgcaagcgagcaaaggtgtcttgctcaagtggtttggtgaggatatctgcggtttgcctctctaaAGGGACATGGTTCAAGTCTATATGgtctctctcatggttatctcgcatgaagtggaaccggatatctatgtgtttggttctggagtgtagaaCAGGGTTCTCTCCAATGCTAATggcggacatgttgtctacaaatatggtaaccctaccaaaactcaatccataatcATGCAAGGTCTGTTTCATCCAAAGGATatgggagcaacagctagcagcggcaacatactcagcttctatggaagaaagcgctacgctagcctgcttgcgagaggatcaagacaccaaagatgtaccgagaaattgacaagtgccggatgtcgacttgcgatccaaccgacatccaccgaaatcggcatcagaaaagccaactaaaaccagagaagaatccgcagagtaccagagaccaaactcaggggtgaatttcatatacctgaagatgtgtttcaccacctgcctgtgggaggtgcgcggcgaagcctgataccgcgcacagaggccgacaccgaactgaatgtccggccgggtcgccgtcaggtacaggagagagccgatcatgctcctgtactccttctggtccaccgcctcaccgtccaagtcctcatcaagcgtcgtcgatgtgctgatcggagtcggctgaggagacaagtcactcatgtcgaacttccgcagcaagtccctcgtgtacttggcttgatggatgaACGTGCCCTGagaagtttgcttgatctgcagcccgagaaaaaactgcagctcacccatcatgctcatctcgaactccctggacatctgctcaaaaaacttggaaacaagagcgtgaaaagagccaccaaagatgatatcatccacgtatagcTGTACCAACAAAAAGTCAGAGCCagagcgcatgaggaacaaagtttcatcaacacatcccattttaaaaccttgagcaaGCAAGAAGTTTTTAATCCTatcgtaccaagctctaggcgcatgtttcaaaccgtaaagagctttctggagtttgtaaactcggtttggaaacttgggattttcaaaaccagggggctgtttcacataaacttcctcttcaataaaaccattcaaaaagGCAGATTTCatatccatttggaaaactttaaaacccttggaagcagcaaatgcaagaaagatttgaATCGCCTCTAAGCGTGCTACTGGGGCCAAAGTTTCCTcataatcaataccctctttttggcaaaaacccTGGGGTACAAGCCGAACCTTATTCAGCACTACCAACCCATCTTCACAttgcttgttcttgaaaacccatttggttccaatgggattacaagcaggcggaggctcaaccaaaacccaaacctgattcctttcaaaattttcaagttactcatgcatggcattgacccaattggagtcagaaagagcatgtccaacatctttgggctcaaaagaggcaacaaatgctgaatgagcaaagccagcgatacttgttaccttggaccgtgtgactcgctcgttgaggtcacctagcatctgttgaggtgggtgacgacgctgaatgtgtcgtggagcttcccttgtcgaagtcgcctcctcctcaaccaaagctggtgtctcctcatgtgcagctggggaaggctgagtcacctgctcgatcggcccccgggaagtggatgtagtcggatcggggccgtcatcatcgtccgagctcatggcggaggcggctaggtccacagcacgcgtggtagcctcagcatcaccctccgcagcttcttcctccccatcttcaaagatggggtgccgagctcatcatctcctgcaacctcaaagacagaagaattgcacggtgcagtctcgtcgaaagtgacttcacaagtctctctgacaatgttagtatcaataatcagcacacggtaagctctagagtgagaagcataaccgata
This window contains:
- the LOC120689221 gene encoding serine/threonine-protein kinase PBL13-like, producing the protein MDPTDRNNFIELLNGADQLKWTACSSHDIKRFSKNEIEKITDNYKTTVGQGAFGKVYAGILEDKSMVAVKILDHNISKMRECFAKEIIVHSQINHRNVTRLIGYCMEGDALVMVTEYIPNGNLENILHQDVRPISLDTRLRIAMECAGALAYMHSQMYTRVIHGDIKPANILLSQNLSAKISDFGISRLVNTDMSLYTTYVIGSIGYMDPLFVRTGCLTPKSDVYSFGVVLLEMFTRKKVKADHDGGLSLVDGFIRGLSRGFRRVREMFDAEISDSSSSKILDGIAKLIGECLSMEIQKRPEMTNVAERLQALRKALHQGQERVGLFFWGRKTKPDSAAEKTTIPVKRTFRAGQRTMVVMKRVKPDLSEQDFRHSVAVISDLRSDLVMPLRWYHCSKSDRLLVYHYMPMGSLAALLHGKNGSASAGGQVNWEWRSSIALTVARAVAAIHSAGPASCHGNIKSSNVFLTGDHEVRLSEHGLHTLVGMYFSAGAGPSGYRAPEVTLIDRDTTRRSDVYSFGVLLLELLTGRCPTNMLVLHKGHRVDLPRWVRLSVLSEDSTTKVLDADIIVDQQQENQMQQLMRLAMVCCEQIAIRRPAMSEVVQRMEEIRRSNSAVTGRGTIGTTWKVVNGDLTGIMIQEDIAFDQYIAAIKSINKELVLKLMQGVDLPDVMTQIR